A part of Terriglobus roseus genomic DNA contains:
- a CDS encoding ethanolamine ammonia-lyase subunit EutB — MGFAHTIQGTRYAFADLKELLAKASPARSGDDLAGVAAESEIVRAAARYALAEVPLKHFLQEAVVPYEQDDVTRLILDTHDQDSFAPIAHLTVGQFREWLLQETQTPESLAEVSRGLTPEMVAAVSKLMRNQDLILAASRCKVVTRFRSTIGLPGTMSVRLQPNHPTDDAKGILASTIDGLLYGCGDAVIGINPATDSVTSSIRLLQLLDDFRLRFNAPVQTCVLTHVTNTMEAMKRGAPVDLVFQSIAGTQKANESFGISLSMLREAEEAALSLKRGTIGTDCMYFETGQGSALSASANFGVDQQTCEARAYAVARMCKPLLVNTVVGFIGPEYLYDSKQIIRAGLEDHFCGKLLGLPMGCDVCYTNHAEADQDDMDTLLTLLGVAGVNFIIGVPGADDIMLNYQSTSFHDALYVRSVLGLKRAPEFEEWLREMQIVDANGRFVLSSPSLARMLPLAGA; from the coding sequence ATGGGCTTTGCTCACACCATTCAGGGAACACGCTATGCCTTCGCAGATTTGAAAGAGCTGCTTGCGAAGGCTTCTCCCGCGCGCTCCGGTGACGATCTCGCAGGTGTGGCCGCGGAGTCTGAAATCGTTCGGGCAGCGGCGCGGTATGCTCTTGCCGAGGTGCCGCTGAAGCACTTTCTTCAGGAAGCTGTCGTCCCCTACGAGCAGGATGACGTGACACGTCTCATTCTTGATACACACGATCAAGATTCCTTCGCTCCGATTGCGCATCTGACCGTCGGGCAGTTCCGCGAATGGCTTTTGCAGGAAACGCAGACACCAGAATCGCTTGCCGAGGTCAGCCGAGGATTGACGCCGGAGATGGTCGCTGCAGTCTCAAAGTTAATGCGCAACCAGGACCTGATTCTCGCAGCCAGTCGCTGCAAGGTTGTGACGCGCTTCCGATCCACCATTGGGCTGCCCGGCACCATGTCTGTTCGGCTGCAGCCGAATCATCCGACAGACGATGCAAAAGGCATCCTCGCATCCACCATTGATGGCCTTTTGTACGGTTGTGGAGACGCCGTCATTGGCATCAATCCAGCAACTGACAGCGTGACGTCAAGCATACGTCTGCTTCAACTACTAGACGACTTTCGTCTTCGTTTCAACGCACCTGTACAGACGTGTGTTCTCACGCATGTCACAAACACGATGGAAGCAATGAAACGTGGCGCTCCGGTTGATTTGGTATTCCAATCCATCGCTGGAACGCAGAAGGCGAATGAGTCGTTCGGTATTTCGCTCTCGATGTTACGAGAGGCTGAGGAAGCTGCACTCTCGCTGAAGCGTGGCACCATTGGCACGGATTGTATGTACTTTGAAACCGGCCAAGGCAGTGCGTTATCCGCGTCTGCAAATTTTGGTGTGGATCAACAGACATGCGAGGCACGAGCCTACGCCGTGGCGCGTATGTGCAAGCCGTTGCTTGTGAACACGGTGGTTGGCTTTATTGGCCCGGAGTATCTCTACGACAGCAAGCAGATCATTCGCGCTGGTCTTGAAGATCATTTTTGCGGCAAGTTACTTGGGCTGCCGATGGGATGTGACGTGTGCTACACCAATCACGCCGAAGCAGATCAGGACGACATGGATACGTTACTCACGCTCCTAGGAGTCGCGGGAGTAAACTTCATCATCGGTGTTCCAGGCGCCGATGACATCATGCTGAATTACCAAAGCACATCGTTCCACGACGCCTTGTACGTTCGCAGCGTACTGGGCTTGAAGCGTGCACCCGAATTTGAAGAGTGGCTCCGTGAGATGCAGATTGTGGATGCCAATGGTCGATTCGTCCTCTCCAGCCCTAGCCTTGCCCGGATGCTTCCGCTGGCAGGAGCGTAA
- the eutC gene encoding ethanolamine ammonia-lyase subunit EutC, with the protein MERSLVNSESWSSLSEWTSARIALGRVGVSLPTNPLLDFTMDHARARDAVHAALDLTALSTQLYEHGFIAKQANSKAKDRSEYLRRPDLGRQLDPNCIALLQQEGMPRIKRITIVVADGLSALAPSLHALPMLTRLRDALPDWELDPVVATQARVALADDIGELRLANISLIFIGERPGLKSPDSLGAYLTYAPRRGRTDAERNCVSNIRPAGLSYDEAAFRLAHLIQSAYALGVSGTQLKDDSDSILPMLSGS; encoded by the coding sequence GTGGAACGCTCGCTTGTCAATTCGGAGTCATGGTCCTCGTTAAGCGAGTGGACGTCTGCTCGTATTGCTTTGGGGCGGGTAGGCGTGAGTCTTCCTACCAACCCTCTGTTGGACTTCACCATGGATCATGCACGCGCACGCGATGCCGTACATGCAGCGCTTGACCTTACCGCTCTCTCTACGCAGTTGTATGAGCATGGATTTATTGCAAAACAAGCAAACAGCAAAGCAAAGGATCGCTCAGAGTACCTGCGTCGCCCTGACCTCGGGCGTCAGCTAGATCCAAACTGTATAGCGTTGCTTCAACAAGAAGGAATGCCCCGCATCAAGCGCATCACGATTGTGGTTGCAGATGGACTTTCCGCACTCGCACCCAGTTTGCATGCATTGCCCATGCTCACGCGCCTGCGCGATGCCCTTCCTGACTGGGAGCTTGATCCTGTTGTTGCAACACAGGCACGTGTCGCGCTGGCGGATGACATTGGTGAACTACGGCTCGCAAACATTTCACTCATCTTCATTGGTGAGCGACCCGGCCTCAAGTCGCCAGACAGCCTCGGCGCGTATCTCACTTATGCTCCGCGACGTGGCCGCACGGATGCTGAGAGAAACTGTGTCTCAAATATCCGGCCCGCGGGTCTCTCCTACGATGAAGCGGCCTTCAGGCTGGCACATCTCATTCAGTCAGCCTACGCACTTGGAGTGAGTGGCACGCAACTGAAAGATGACAGCGACTCCATCCTTCCAATGCTTTCTGGCAGCTGA
- a CDS encoding glycerophosphodiester phosphodiesterase family protein has protein sequence MKRIFSLLLLASCVAAHGQGRHVDLYCHRTANKDVPENTMESLEMAILSGCDVIEVDVRRTMDGVLILNHDGFTERLTDGVGEVETSLYDDLVTREAGAWMGERWSGMHIVRFDQALTYARVHDVRLVLDVKVKGTGADILAAVDRASMRDRVRFGGEVDDIRNRLPKQAGPAESWVQPNATAQQIDSLHREGKRVIVNFSANAHEMDLTAMHAAVANGADGINVDYVRLGADAVGRPVEATVAALSRTASSGDTQHRIEAIALLPHFYGVPLQESFASWLLDADPRVSRAAAVALVNMRPRPTPHIFDKALRSKDAHAQASAAWGAGTLRGPSSMLIPLLHSSDPLVLEEALVALVRMPGSVPAEQLLPLLHHRDTAVCGAAALALAAHNPTTAQQVLPARLRLEVKETLARYDAWTKRGQPKLTETEIKTITDHYRSQMKMLQAIGMLDGAPSFTALEEQAFHPGADFTQTLSQVAGFRLWDRIGEHPYDAVRQLGSSDAGVADRAEWMLTLADDRVGPVVRSALQNANPAVRLRAIHILAFRGDSAALPQLKSMHEPDAVWAIEKIRQLHTGL, from the coding sequence GACGTAATCGAGGTAGATGTTCGCAGGACGATGGACGGTGTCCTGATTCTGAACCATGACGGTTTCACAGAGCGACTCACGGATGGTGTGGGAGAGGTAGAGACATCCCTCTACGATGACCTGGTTACGCGCGAAGCTGGTGCATGGATGGGCGAGCGCTGGAGTGGGATGCACATTGTGCGCTTTGATCAAGCACTTACTTACGCACGCGTTCATGATGTCCGGCTGGTCCTCGATGTGAAAGTAAAGGGAACCGGCGCGGACATCCTTGCTGCTGTAGATCGCGCGTCCATGAGAGATCGTGTCCGCTTTGGTGGGGAAGTGGATGATATCCGCAACCGTCTACCGAAACAGGCAGGCCCTGCTGAGTCGTGGGTTCAGCCAAACGCCACTGCGCAGCAGATTGATTCATTACATCGCGAAGGAAAGCGTGTCATCGTAAACTTCTCCGCGAACGCACATGAAATGGATCTCACTGCGATGCATGCTGCAGTCGCCAACGGAGCAGATGGCATCAATGTCGACTATGTTCGCTTAGGTGCGGACGCGGTTGGCAGACCAGTGGAAGCAACCGTAGCTGCATTGTCACGAACAGCTTCGTCGGGAGACACTCAGCATCGGATCGAGGCGATTGCACTCTTGCCCCATTTCTACGGCGTGCCGTTGCAAGAGAGTTTCGCATCATGGCTGTTGGATGCAGATCCACGTGTTTCTCGCGCTGCAGCGGTCGCACTGGTAAACATGCGTCCCAGGCCAACTCCGCATATCTTCGACAAGGCACTGCGCTCGAAAGATGCGCATGCTCAGGCAAGCGCTGCGTGGGGAGCGGGAACACTGCGTGGCCCGTCCTCCATGTTGATCCCGTTGTTGCACAGTAGTGATCCTCTTGTGCTGGAAGAGGCATTGGTAGCGCTGGTGCGTATGCCGGGCAGCGTACCGGCGGAACAGTTGCTGCCTCTGCTTCACCATAGGGACACTGCCGTCTGTGGGGCCGCAGCGTTAGCGCTTGCCGCTCACAACCCTACAACGGCACAGCAAGTTCTGCCCGCGCGTCTTCGTCTCGAAGTGAAGGAAACGTTGGCGCGATACGATGCGTGGACAAAGCGTGGGCAGCCGAAGCTGACAGAGACCGAAATCAAGACGATCACAGATCACTACCGATCGCAGATGAAGATGCTGCAAGCTATCGGCATGTTGGACGGCGCGCCTTCATTTACTGCGCTCGAGGAGCAAGCTTTCCACCCAGGAGCCGACTTCACGCAGACGCTTTCGCAGGTGGCTGGCTTTCGGTTGTGGGACCGAATCGGTGAGCATCCTTACGATGCGGTGCGTCAGTTGGGATCGTCCGATGCGGGCGTTGCAGATCGTGCGGAGTGGATGCTGACGTTGGCCGATGACCGCGTAGGGCCAGTCGTGCGCAGCGCCTTACAAAATGCAAATCCTGCCGTAAGACTCCGAGCGATTCACATTTTGGCTTTCCGAGGTGATTCCGCAGCGTTACCTCAGCTTAAGTCGATGCATGAGCCAGACGCTGTGTGGGCCATAGAAAAGATCCGTCAACTTCATACAGGTTTGTGA